One Synergistota bacterium genomic window, TTATCCTTCCTATTGATGGAAATATTGAGAACTTGTCGCTTCCTGAGTGAATAGAAAGTCTGTATCCGAAAAAGGAAGCTATTTGGTGGTGAATGGCGAGAGCTTTTTCGAACTCCTTTATATTTCCCTTAAAGTCTACACCCTTTTCGAAAGTGCCAGGAAATCTTGGTGCTAAGGTATCGATCCTCACGCCTCTCGATAGGAGACTTTTGCCTATAAGGAAATGAGCTTTCGGGTGCGTAGGGAAGGGAGTTTCATCTATCGAGAGCTCAAGGGAGAGCCTATTCTGAAGATGAGAGATTTTCTCCCAGACCTTGAGAGTTTTTTCAATGACTCCTGCATATGTTTTGGCCACTTTTAAGGTTTCTTCCTCCGTATAGTGTATATTTACTCGGTTTATCCGAAAGCTCCTGCCGGAAAACTCTCTGATGAGCGCTTCTTCTAACCCTGAGGTCTTATTTATCTCGTCTGAACAATCGAGCGTTAGAATCGTTATCCCTGCTTCTAATGCTTCCTCTATATCGCTTTCGCTTTTAAGATGATCACCATCAAATCCGAAACTGCTATCATATTTGGTTCTTTTAATCGCTTTCATTACATCGTTTATTACTTCCTTAAAGCTCCTTCCTGTAAAGCCCAGCTCTCTTATACTCTGTTGAGCAAATACTGGGAAAAGCTTAGCGTCCTTTACCGCTTTTATGTGTCCCTCTGTGGCTAAGCCAATTCTATCCCCGAGTCCGATGGAGGCTCCCTTCATGGGTAGTTTCCTAAGCAAGGTCATTACCTCCTTAAACTTTTTTCATTATTTCTGACCTGATATACTTTTCGAAAGCGTACGCTGCCGCTCCCACCGCTGTAATTTCCTCTCTCATCGGAAAAAGCTTTACCAGAGTATCTTTGCTGGCGTAAAAGGTATTCTCTTTGTAGAATTCAAAGAACGTATCCTTTATAAACTCCCAGCTTTCGGAGACTCCTCCAGCTATATATACCACCGTTGGATTGAGAATGTTTACGAGATTTCCTATAGCTATTCCAAGATATTTACCAGCTCTTTGAAAAGCTTTGATCGCGTTTTCATCTCCTCCTTTTGCCAATTCGTAGATATACTCTGAATTGAATTTCTCCAGCACCTCTGTTCCCGAAAGCTCCTCATAGTTTTTGACTATTGCTGCGGATGAGGCTTCCGTTTCAAGGCATCCTATTTTACCGCAGTTGCACTTTCTTCCATTGGGGTTTACGAGGAGATGCCCTACCTCTGGTGCAACAAAATTTTTACCTCTATAGATTTTCCCCTCATGAACGAATGCGGCACCGACTCCTAAACCAAGGTTTATCATAACGAAATTTTCATTTGGTGAGGGATTTAGAAACATCTTAGCTCTCGCCATTATGGCAACGTTATGATCTATGAAAGTAGGTATTCCAAATTTCTCCTCCACTATTTGAGTTATGTTTGCGGATTTGAGGTTCAGGTTGTGCGATCTAATAACGATCTTTTTCTCCGGATCGACATGTCCTGGGAAAGCCATACCGATGCCCGTTATCTTAAAATCGGAAACTATTCTTAGGATATTTTCGGTTATCTGTTTTATTAGCTTTTCACCTCTTTGCGTTTTTAGGCGCCTTAGGGTGAGTATCTCGCTTCTTCCATTACAAACCGCTACTCTTGAAAATGCGGAACCGACGTCATATCCTATAAATAGAAATCTATCATAGTTTATATCGAGCAATATACCCTTTTTGCCAACCCTGTTTGTTTTTTCTGCACCCAGCTCTATTAAAATTCCCTTGTCTATCAAAACGCTTGTTATATAACTGACCGTTGAGGGAGTGAGTCCTGTGATGCGAGAAAGCTCTGCTCGTGTAAGGGGACCCTTTTCTCTGATGCAATTGAAGAGCAAGTTCGCATTTCCTCTTTTTAGGAAGGATAGAGAATATTTACGCACCGTTATGCCCCCTTTCAAATTTATTCGTTCATACTATAAATATAATAGCACTTCAGGTTTCCTTGTCAATCGCCTTTACTTGTTTTATTTAATTATCGATAATATAATTGAGAAGAGAAGGTTGTGGAGGAAGGTGGCTAAGGGTTTGAGTGGTTGCCATGCTGTCTTCCGGAGGTGCTGGCGAAACCAGCCCCGCAGGTTATGAAGTGAGCCTGAGGGGCTTTGTATTAGTAGGGGGTGAGCTTTCTCCTGATGAAGAAGGGTTTTACTCTCGTTGAGTTATTGGTGGTTATTGCGATAATAGGGATTTTAGCAGTAGTCATAGCTCCTAACGCTTTTAAAGCTATCTTAAAAAGCAAGGTAGCTCGCGTTGAGGAGGATTTGAACGCCATTAAAGCGGCTGCATATATGTATTATGCTGATACCGGTAAGTTTCCTCCGGATGATGATTGCTATACCGTTCACGGGGTTCCTTATCATGGTATAGATTTTCTCGAGAATAAGGCAGGGGTTGAGGGTTGGGATGGCCCGTATCTTGAGAAGTGGGGAATAAATCCGTTTTGCGTTAGAAATCCGGTTAATAGGGAATCCGGATATCAGTGGGAGGGAACATGGGTTCCGTCTTCCTATCCATATCCGACGGGAGAACATGGTTATGATTTTGGTAACGGTTATGAACCCTGCATAGAGATAGGGATACTTGATCTCGATCTTTCAGGGAGAAAATGGGTGCAGCAGCTTTTGGATAAACATCTCGATGATGGAGATCCAAACACTGGTGGTTTTCAAGTTAGAGATCCGGGAAATAATCCGAGCACAAGCTGGAGATGGTCTTACTACAGAGTTACAATAGAATAAATTTCTGGTAAAATAGTATTTAAAGAAGGAGGTGAAGTAAGGTGAGAGGAAGAAGGGCTTTTACGCTGGTTGAGCTTCTTGTGGTTATTGCGATAATAGGTATATTAGCTGCTATAATTGCGCCCAACGCCTTTAAGGCTATCGAAAAGGCAAAGATAGCTCGCTGTGAGGCGGATCTCCATGCCATTAAGAGCGCTTGCTTAGCATACTATACGGATGTTGGAAGTTGGCCTGATAGTCTTGACAAGCTTATGAACGATACTGCAACGGGATGGGATGGTCCCTATCTTGAAAAAGAGGTAAGAAATAGCCCGTGGGGACCTTACGATCTTACCACGGTTACCCCGAGCGGGTTATACACTGCTATTACCTTCTCGGTATATGTAAGTGCGGATCAGGTGCCTGATAAGGCGGCTCAGAAAATCGATAAGGATCTCGATGGCGTGGCTGATCCTGCAAGTGGAGCAGTTCAGTATGATGATACCACTGCACCATATAAGGTTTATTATGGTATAGGTCAGCAATAAAGGGAGCAGGAAAGGGGGGAGCGATCCCCCCTCTTCCTTTTTATTGAGGAGGTAAGGTTTAGGGTGAGAAGAAATGCTTTCACATTAGTTGAGTTATTGGTGGTTATTGCGATAATAGGTATCCTGGCTGCGGTTATACTGCCCAATGCCTTTAAAGCTGTTGAGAAAGCCAAAGTTGCTCGGGAAATTGAGGATCTTAAGACGATAGGGAAAGCTTCCCTGCTTTATTATGCTGATATAGGAGAGTTTCCTGGAACTAAGGGGCATCCTCCGGGTGAGACCGACTGGTGGGGAAATGATCCTGGTTTTTGCAGAAAGCCCGCTAACGATTGGGTGGTTGAAAGCGGTTATAATCCTTATCCCCACTGTGACTTTTCGAGATGGGATGGTCCTTATATGGAGAAATGGGTGAGACATGATGGGTGGGGATATGTGAGCGGAAGCAATGGGTGGGGATGCTATAACTGGAATAGGTGGGAAAATTATGCGGGACATAGACTCGTTGGAATGGTTACGGTTGAAGATTATGGACGGATTCCGAGGAAATCCCTCGAGGCTATAGATAGAATATTAGATGATGGTGATCTCTCAACAGGGGAGGTCTTTTATCAAGAAAGCGGGGCTCCTAATACTGGGTATCAGAATGGCAACGGATACCTTCAAGTTGTGGTTTCACGCATCGATTAGCTTTCTCAGTCTCTCAGCGGTAGTTTTTATTGCCTCTTCCGGCGATGGAATAGGGAGAATCTCAAGCCCCAGAAAACCTGTGTAGTTGATTTCCCTGAGGGTTTCTATTATTTCTTCCCAGGGAAGATGTCCCATGCCTGGGGCAAGTCTGTTGTTTTCCCCTAAATGGATATAGCCTATCTTTTCTCCTGCTCTTTTTAAAGCCTCGCTTATGTTTCTTTCCTCTATGTTCATATGGAATGTATCTGGAAGTATCTTCAAATACTCTGAGTCCCAGTTTTTTATAAAATCGAGTGCTTGGTCTAAGCGGTTAAATATATCCGTTTCATATCTGTTTAACGGTTCTATGAGAAGAATAACTTTTCTTCTCTCAGCGTATGGTAGTAGTTCGTCTATGGCTTGCTTTAGCATTCTAAGAGCGCTTCTTCTGTTTACCCATCTCGAGGTAGTACCACATATCTTTCCGAGAACTATCCCCGCTCCCCAATTTGACGCAAGATGGATAAATCTTTTTAATCTCTCTATTGCAGCTACTCTTATTTCATGCTCAAGAACCGTAAGATAAAGACCATCTTCATATGCGACTCTTCCCGTAGCTATCGCTACCACCTTTATTTTGAGCTTTTGGCATAGCTCGTTTATTCTCTCGACGGGAACCTCTTCGGGCGATCTCACCGCTATCTCAAGTCCGTCAAAGCCAAAGCTTTTGGCTTTCGGCAAAACCTCTTCCGGCGATCCCTCTAAAAGTACCGCCGGGAAAGTGGAAAGGGAAAAAGAAACGTTAAGGGCTAATCTCATCTCTCCTCCCACCTCTCACAAGAACAAGAAATAACCTGGTCTCTTTTGGTTTTATCCCTGTAAACTGTTATACCCTTGCATCCCTTCTCCCAGGCGAGGATAAATATATCCTTTACCTTCTCAACTCCTGTATTTTCTTTAAGGTTTATCGTTTTTGATACCGAAGCATCAACATATCTTTGAGCAGCTGCCTGAACGAGTATGTGAACCTCGGGCTCTATCTCCAGAGCGGTTTTTATGTATTTTCTCTCGTCCTTTTTAATCTCTCTTAAGATCGGATCTGTGATCTTCAATGTTTTATGTTCTCCATTTATCTCTATTCTCCTTGAATAAGTTGTGGCGAATATGGGCTCTATTCCAGAGGATGTTTCCGCTATCATGGAGATGGTTCCCGTTGGGGCTATTGTTAAAACCCTCGAATTCAACGTTCCTCGCGCGGTCTCCTCTTCAAGCTTTTCCCAGTTCAATTTCATCTCTTTCCAAAAATCCAGTACATCTTTATTCTTTTCCTCCCTCCAGGCAATGGGAAGCATTCCCTTCATCGCATATATTGATCTATCAAACCAGTTGAAAACACCCATTTCTCTCGCAAGGGCATTAGAATAAGAGCGAGCTTCATAGTATATAAAGGAAATCATCTTCTTTATAAGACTTACCGCCTCCTCTGAGTCATAGCTTATTTTCAGCTTTAGAAGGGCATGTGCGAATCCCATTATTCCCAATCCTATAGGTCTTGCGGATTTTGCATATAGGTTTATTTCTGAGAGGGGGTAAAAGCTCATGTCTATGACTGCATTTAGCGCTCTTACTGCTGTTTTCACCGTCTTTCGAAGCTCATGCCATTCAATCTCTCCTTGAGAACAAAACTTTGCTATGTCTATAGAGCCTAAGTTGCATGATCCCCAAGGATGTAGTGGTTCCTCACCACATGGATTTGTTGCTTCTATCCTTGAAATTCCTGGTAAATCATTAAAGAGATTTATTCTATCTATAAAGATCATACCTGGGTCTCCCGTTTCCCAAGCATGCCTTGCGATTTCATTGAGTATCTCGTCTGCTCCAACTACGCTCCAGATCCTGCCATTTCTCGGATTTATAAGCTTCCAGCCTTCTTGATTTAAAGCAGCTTTCATAAATT contains:
- a CDS encoding ROK family transcriptional regulator, encoding MRKYSLSFLKRGNANLLFNCIREKGPLTRAELSRITGLTPSTVSYITSVLIDKGILIELGAEKTNRVGKKGILLDINYDRFLFIGYDVGSAFSRVAVCNGRSEILTLRRLKTQRGEKLIKQITENILRIVSDFKITGIGMAFPGHVDPEKKIVIRSHNLNLKSANITQIVEEKFGIPTFIDHNVAIMARAKMFLNPSPNENFVMINLGLGVGAAFVHEGKIYRGKNFVAPEVGHLLVNPNGRKCNCGKIGCLETEASSAAIVKNYEELSGTEVLEKFNSEYIYELAKGGDENAIKAFQRAGKYLGIAIGNLVNILNPTVVYIAGGVSESWEFIKDTFFEFYKENTFYASKDTLVKLFPMREEITAVGAAAYAFEKYIRSEIMKKV
- a CDS encoding prepilin-type N-terminal cleavage/methylation domain-containing protein; the protein is MKKGFTLVELLVVIAIIGILAVVIAPNAFKAILKSKVARVEEDLNAIKAAAYMYYADTGKFPPDDDCYTVHGVPYHGIDFLENKAGVEGWDGPYLEKWGINPFCVRNPVNRESGYQWEGTWVPSSYPYPTGEHGYDFGNGYEPCIEIGILDLDLSGRKWVQQLLDKHLDDGDPNTGGFQVRDPGNNPSTSWRWSYYRVTIE
- a CDS encoding type II secretion system protein GspG, giving the protein MRGRRAFTLVELLVVIAIIGILAAIIAPNAFKAIEKAKIARCEADLHAIKSACLAYYTDVGSWPDSLDKLMNDTATGWDGPYLEKEVRNSPWGPYDLTTVTPSGLYTAITFSVYVSADQVPDKAAQKIDKDLDGVADPASGAVQYDDTTAPYKVYYGIGQQ
- a CDS encoding prepilin-type N-terminal cleavage/methylation domain-containing protein, which encodes MRRNAFTLVELLVVIAIIGILAAVILPNAFKAVEKAKVAREIEDLKTIGKASLLYYADIGEFPGTKGHPPGETDWWGNDPGFCRKPANDWVVESGYNPYPHCDFSRWDGPYMEKWVRHDGWGYVSGSNGWGCYNWNRWENYAGHRLVGMVTVEDYGRIPRKSLEAIDRILDDGDLSTGEVFYQESGAPNTGYQNGNGYLQVVVSRID
- a CDS encoding sugar phosphate isomerase/epimerase; translation: MRLALNVSFSLSTFPAVLLEGSPEEVLPKAKSFGFDGLEIAVRSPEEVPVERINELCQKLKIKVVAIATGRVAYEDGLYLTVLEHEIRVAAIERLKRFIHLASNWGAGIVLGKICGTTSRWVNRRSALRMLKQAIDELLPYAERRKVILLIEPLNRYETDIFNRLDQALDFIKNWDSEYLKILPDTFHMNIEERNISEALKRAGEKIGYIHLGENNRLAPGMGHLPWEEIIETLREINYTGFLGLEILPIPSPEEAIKTTAERLRKLIDA
- a CDS encoding adenosylcobalamin-dependent ribonucleoside-diphosphate reductase — protein: MSFSLSEFILKGKRYYLPSEKSYEELSRRVARWLATAEALRAKNEREAQAWEERYFEIFRNKLFIANSPLLFNAGIGAFLKRKPELLYKKNPSLKDYEEIYRSRIVGESGSACFVIPIGDSLEEIYRALQAQGLIFKTGGGAGIDFSPLRPAGDSVKEVEGAASGPIEFMRLFDLNTEVIKSGYRRRGANMGLLNVNHPDIINFIRIKKETRSFRNFNLSVKVNSEFMKAALNQEGWKLINPRNGRIWSVVGADEILNEIARHAWETGDPGMIFIDRINLFNDLPGISRIEATNPCGEEPLHPWGSCNLGSIDIAKFCSQGEIEWHELRKTVKTAVRALNAVIDMSFYPLSEINLYAKSARPIGLGIMGFAHALLKLKISYDSEEAVSLIKKMISFIYYEARSYSNALAREMGVFNWFDRSIYAMKGMLPIAWREEKNKDVLDFWKEMKLNWEKLEEETARGTLNSRVLTIAPTGTISMIAETSSGIEPIFATTYSRRIEINGEHKTLKITDPILREIKKDERKYIKTALEIEPEVHILVQAAAQRYVDASVSKTINLKENTGVEKVKDIFILAWEKGCKGITVYRDKTKRDQVISCSCERWEER